DNA from Solenopsis invicta isolate M01_SB chromosome 4, UNIL_Sinv_3.0, whole genome shotgun sequence:
CAAAGGTGGGTCCCGGAACCTCCATCTCGTCACATAAACGAACTTTAGCGTGTGGTCCTTACCTAACAGTTCGTTATTGCACAAAATATCGATCTGCAAAAAAATATAgacgaattaattaataacaatggTGAAGATGTTCTCTCGCTCGATCACTGCCAGGTATACTTACATCTCTATATTTCTCCATGCCGTTCAAAACTTTTTTAGCAATAAACTTTTTCATATGTGTTATTGTAGCCTGAGCTGAACACCTGATGTATCTCCTTTTTAGGGTCTTTAAGCTTGAGTTTGTACATTCCAAACATACGTTAACCTGCAAATGTCATACATTAGTTTTATTCAGTATTGagtattaattaacaaatttatttattaactaaaataaacgactaaaaatttttaaaatctatcatgattaatataatcagttaataaaattaattatcaaacaatttcgtgttattataaattgattaagTCTTCccttacataaattaaaaattaatggtaAGTATAACCacagttaatttaattaattactaaaataaagtaaacattactgaattaaaaaaatctttaatcaatcaaaaaataatatcataaatcattaatgatattatttcaaaaataataatttttataaattattacaaacttAAAGAATGTTTCTTATGTTGAAGACATTCAAATCGGtattagtatataaaatattttatttattacattaattaatgcTGTGATTAAAACTagcgattaattttttaatcgataataattaattgtttttaatcaaTCAATCGACAATGTTTTATCGATTAATACCtaagatttatttcaatgcaattataaaattttaatcatattttataattaataactaaatttttcgtaattattattcgataaattaattaaattttttcaactttatttttaattaaatattctcttTTAATATGTATTCTCGATGCTGTACTTGCCTGTTCGTCAGTACGATGATAATCTGTTTCTGCATGTGCATCTGCGTTGGCTTTTTCTTCCTCGATTTCAGCAGCATTGGGTAAAATATCTTTAGGACAAGGCAAACCTCTGGCTCTGtaaaactctctttctcttttgatTTCATCTGGAATGAAAAACATTAACAGTTAAAAAGAGAAATTCCTTCAGTACAAAGAAGAAATTGGAAACTAAAGGTTAAAGAATGATAAGATAAAAGGCCTAATAATAATAGCATTCTCATTTAATcaagagatataatttatttgcttattaattttatttatataaatgaatcTCAAATACATTCTTCTTTTCTGTATCACacttatatattacataatataaaaaagttaacttttaatttaacttaactaaCCATATCTCAAAGAATAACTCAGATAATACTTACAATCTTTATCTCAAAGGTATATATAAGCAAACGAGCAACTGATTTCTGTCATTTAATTTCTATCATTTGAAGCAAAGCAAGagcaaaatcaaattaaattttttgaagcaATAACCagcttaaattatttaaaggtTAAATTATTACATGCATGTAAGAATGAAATTTAAATGCATCtaaattaaacacatttttaatatatttaaataaaaaaactaattaatttattcttattcctTTCCTTCTAGCTTGTATCCTTCGTAGTTACGAGATATTATCAAAATGGATGaagcaaaaattgaaaaaaatatttatcattcttATATTCAATTGaaatgtgaaaatttatttaatattaattattcactcatatataacgtaaataaatctattattaataaaataaatgaaaatatataaagttaatataaatcaaaataatataagtatcgTTTAAGTTCTTACTTTCTTGGAGATCAGGAACCAATTTGTAGACAATATCCTGCATAGTTCTGTCGAAGCTGATGTACTGCAGTGGATGTGACTGATGTATGACAATTTGGCATGTCGGGCAGGTGTGCTTTTCCTCC
Protein-coding regions in this window:
- the LOC105201473 gene encoding polycomb group RING finger protein 3, coding for MVIIDAMERRIKLKTLNSHITCKICRGYLIDATTVTECLHTFCKSCLVKHLEEKHTCPTCQIVIHQSHPLQYISFDRTMQDIVYKLVPDLQENEIKREREFYRARGLPCPKDILPNAAEIEEEKANADAHAETDYHRTDEQVNVCLECTNSSLKTLKRRYIRCSAQATITHMKKFIAKKVLNGMEKYRDIDILCNNELLGKDHTLKFVYVTRWRFRDPPLRLQYRSHIDMQD